The Dasypus novemcinctus isolate mDasNov1 chromosome 20, mDasNov1.1.hap2, whole genome shotgun sequence genome includes a region encoding these proteins:
- the CAPZA3 gene encoding F-actin-capping protein subunit alpha-3, protein MSLIVLNRKDKEKVIRRLLIQAPPGEFVNAFDDLCLLIRDEKLMHHQGECAGHQHCQKYSVPLRIDGNPVLLTHHNVMGDFRFFDYHSKLSFKFDLLQNQLRDIQSHGIIRTEAEYLRTVVLCALKLYVNDHFPTGNCNVLRKTVKNKEFLIACIEDHSYESGDCWNGLWKSKWIFQVNPFLTQVTGRIFVQAHYFRCVNLHVEISKDLKESLEVVNQAQLALNFARLVEEQENKFQAAVLEELQELSNEALRKILRRDLPVTRTLIDWQRILSDLNLVMYPKLGYVIYSRSVLCNWII, encoded by the coding sequence ATGTCACTTATCGTTCTGAACaggaaggacaaagaaaaagTAATTCGCAGACTGCTCATACAAGCTCCTCCAGGGGAATTTGTAAATGCCTTTGATGATCTCTGTCTGCTTATCCGCGATGAAAAGCTTATGCACCATCAAGGTGAGTGTGCAGGCCATCAACACTGCCAAAAATATTCTGTACCGCTCCGCATTGATGGGAACCCAGTACTCCTGACTCACCACAATGTAATGGGTGACTTCAGATTTTTTGACTATCACAGCAAACTTTCTTTCAAATTTGACCTGCTTCAAAATCAGCTAAGAGACATCCAAAGTCATGGCATCATTCGGACGGAGGCAGAATACCTGAGAACCGTTGTACTGTGCGCCTTAAAACTGTACGTGAATGATCACTTTCCAACAGGAAATTGCAATGTGCTAAGAAAAACTGTGAAAAATAAGGAGTTCTTGATAGCCTGCATTGAAGATCACAGCTATGAATCAGGAGATTGCTGGAACGGCCTTTGGAAGTCTAAATGGATTTTCCAAGTCAATCCATTTCTGACCCAAGTAACAGGAAGAATTTTTGTGCAAGCTCACTATTTCAGGTGTGTCAACCTTCATGTTGAAATCTCCAAGGACCTGAAAGAAAGCTTGGAAGTGGTTAACCAAGCTCAGCTGGCTTTAAATTTTGCCAGACTTGTGGAAGAGCAAGAGAACAAATTTCAAGCTGCAGTCTTAGAAGAACTGCAGGAGTTATCCAATGAAGCCCTGAGGAAAATTCTGCGAAGGGATCTTCCAGTGACCCGCACTCTCATCGACTGGCAGAGAATTCTCTCTGACTTGAATCTGGTGATGTATCCTAAATTAGGATATGTCATCTATTCAAGAAGTGTGTTGTGCAACTGGATAATATAA